In Micromonospora sp. NBC_01813, the following are encoded in one genomic region:
- a CDS encoding ATP-dependent helicase yields MSSVQAYRLVRRPAKAEPARIDDPAQRAVVAHTDGPLLVVGGPGTGKTSTLVAAVAARIAEGTDPERILVLTFNRRAAGELRQRIEAAIAGGSRRVLHEPLVRTFPGYAFGMLRRAAAERGEPSPRLLTGPEQDLIIRELLDVAGPQPGGDSSAGRAGEQIGDPVGWPTDLRAALPTRAFATQLRDLLQRATERGIGPVELARLGERLGRADWPAAARFLRQYVAVLALRDVSNRGSVGYDHAELVRAAAGLLTDDPPLLDAERRRLSYVYVDELADTDPAQVGLLDLIAGGGRTLVAFADPDSSTYAFRGADPGIVPAFGLRFRTASGAVARQIVLPVGHRADPALLAVTGRVARRLRGPAGHRDLRPAATAPGQAAPGQAAPDQAVPGQAVPGEAVHGQAETERSGGDAAQVRVFRSATSEASYLAHALRVAHLIDGVPWSRMAVIVRSTTLQLPPLQRALHVTGVPTVVHAEDLPLHRQPAVAPLLLLLRCALEPARLDEEAAVALLHSPLGGADPLAERRLRQGLRALALAAGDRRPSGELLVDALRDPAELAAIERRWAAPAQAVAALLATARDTAARAGATVEDVLWAVWHTSGLADRWFGAIVRGRTPAGPAGAVQVGGLTDTAGRWRAAAADRDLDAVMVLFDAAARFVDRLPGARTEVFLDHVLGQQLPADTLAPSGDRGEAVRLLTAHAAKGLEWDVVAVAGVQEGVWPDLRLRGSLLGSERLVDVLTGRADGAGLAASLVAQTSALLDEERRLFYVAVTRARRQLLVTAVASAGVGGLDNEEQPSRFLHELGLSTVDDESGAELPTLPVGRPPRSLTLPALVAELRSAVTDQAAEPSRRQEAAAVLGRLAVAGVPGAHPDDWWGLRELSDDRPLVDDGESVRVTPSTMESALRCSLRWLLERHGGRGEPSAAAGVGNLVHAAAMLAEDASVDRAKLLEYVAARFDAIDLAARWMAGPELARAEGMVDKLLRWLASNPRRLLAIEHEFTVRLDDPQRPVELTGRVDRLEIDADGRLVVIDLKTGKSTSVTAAELAEHPQLGAYQAAVEAGAFAEYGDDSGGASLVQLGTPVKEAKEQQQPSLADTDDAGWATAMVRRTAQTMAASTFSAVANSSCRVCPVKTSCPVSGKGRQVVEPPAVEPPPERG; encoded by the coding sequence ATGAGCAGCGTGCAGGCGTACCGGCTGGTCCGTCGGCCGGCGAAGGCCGAGCCGGCGCGGATCGACGATCCCGCGCAGCGCGCCGTGGTCGCGCACACCGACGGACCGCTGCTGGTCGTCGGCGGCCCCGGCACCGGCAAGACCAGCACCCTGGTGGCGGCCGTCGCCGCGCGCATCGCCGAGGGCACCGATCCGGAGCGGATCCTGGTGCTCACCTTCAACCGGCGGGCGGCCGGCGAGCTGCGCCAGCGGATCGAGGCGGCCATCGCCGGCGGATCCCGCCGGGTGCTGCACGAACCCCTGGTACGCACGTTTCCCGGCTACGCGTTCGGCATGTTGCGCCGGGCCGCCGCCGAGCGGGGTGAGCCGTCGCCCCGGCTGCTCACCGGCCCCGAACAGGATCTGATCATCCGGGAACTGCTGGACGTCGCCGGCCCGCAACCGGGCGGCGACTCCTCGGCGGGCCGGGCCGGTGAGCAGATCGGCGATCCGGTGGGCTGGCCGACCGACCTGCGCGCCGCGCTGCCGACCCGGGCGTTCGCCACCCAGCTGCGCGACCTGCTGCAGCGGGCCACCGAACGGGGCATCGGCCCGGTGGAGCTGGCCCGGCTCGGCGAGCGGCTGGGCCGGGCCGACTGGCCCGCCGCCGCCCGCTTCCTGCGCCAGTACGTCGCCGTCCTAGCGCTGCGCGACGTCAGCAACCGGGGCTCGGTCGGCTACGACCACGCCGAGCTGGTCCGGGCCGCCGCCGGGCTGCTCACCGACGACCCGCCGCTACTGGATGCCGAGCGCCGCCGATTGTCCTACGTCTACGTCGACGAGCTGGCCGACACCGATCCCGCCCAGGTGGGGCTGCTCGACCTGATCGCCGGCGGTGGCCGGACACTGGTCGCGTTCGCCGACCCGGACTCCTCCACGTACGCCTTCCGGGGTGCCGATCCGGGGATCGTGCCGGCGTTCGGGCTCCGGTTCCGGACCGCTTCCGGGGCGGTGGCCCGGCAGATCGTGCTGCCGGTCGGCCACCGCGCCGACCCGGCGCTGCTGGCGGTGACCGGTCGGGTCGCCCGTCGGCTGCGCGGCCCGGCCGGGCACCGCGACCTCCGCCCGGCGGCAACCGCGCCCGGCCAGGCCGCGCCTGGTCAAGCCGCGCCGGACCAGGCTGTGCCTGGTCAAGCTGTGCCCGGTGAAGCTGTGCACGGCCAGGCCGAGACCGAGCGGTCCGGCGGTGATGCCGCGCAGGTCCGCGTCTTCCGGTCGGCGACCAGCGAAGCCAGCTACCTGGCGCACGCGCTGCGGGTGGCGCACCTGATCGACGGCGTGCCCTGGTCCCGGATGGCGGTGATCGTGCGCTCGACCACGCTGCAGTTGCCGCCACTGCAGCGGGCGCTGCACGTCACCGGCGTGCCGACCGTGGTGCACGCCGAGGACCTGCCGCTGCACCGGCAGCCGGCGGTCGCGCCGCTGCTGCTGTTGCTGCGCTGCGCGCTGGAGCCGGCACGGCTCGACGAGGAAGCGGCGGTCGCGCTGCTGCACTCCCCGCTGGGCGGGGCGGATCCGTTGGCCGAGCGACGGCTGCGCCAGGGGCTGCGGGCGTTGGCTCTGGCCGCCGGGGATCGGCGGCCCTCCGGTGAGCTGCTGGTCGACGCGCTGCGGGATCCGGCGGAACTCGCCGCGATCGAGCGCCGCTGGGCGGCACCGGCGCAGGCGGTCGCGGCGCTGCTGGCGACCGCCCGGGACACCGCCGCCCGCGCCGGAGCGACCGTGGAGGACGTGCTCTGGGCGGTGTGGCACACCAGTGGGCTGGCCGACCGCTGGTTCGGCGCGATCGTGCGGGGCCGGACCCCGGCCGGGCCGGCCGGCGCCGTACAGGTGGGTGGGTTGACCGACACCGCCGGTCGGTGGCGGGCCGCCGCCGCCGATCGGGACCTCGACGCGGTGATGGTGTTGTTCGACGCGGCGGCGCGGTTCGTCGACCGGCTGCCCGGCGCCCGCACCGAGGTGTTCCTCGACCACGTGCTCGGCCAGCAGTTGCCGGCCGACACCCTGGCGCCCAGCGGCGACCGGGGTGAGGCGGTCCGGTTGCTCACCGCGCACGCCGCCAAAGGGCTCGAATGGGACGTGGTGGCGGTCGCCGGAGTACAGGAAGGCGTCTGGCCGGACCTGCGGCTGCGCGGCAGCCTGCTCGGCTCGGAGCGGCTGGTGGACGTGCTCACCGGCCGGGCCGACGGCGCCGGGCTGGCCGCGTCGCTGGTCGCCCAGACGTCGGCGTTGCTCGACGAGGAGCGCCGGTTGTTCTACGTGGCGGTGACCCGGGCCCGACGACAGCTGCTGGTCACCGCGGTCGCTTCGGCCGGGGTCGGCGGGCTGGACAACGAGGAACAGCCGAGCCGGTTCCTGCACGAGCTGGGTTTGTCGACAGTAGATGACGAGTCGGGCGCGGAGCTGCCGACGCTGCCGGTCGGCCGGCCACCCCGGTCGTTGACCCTGCCGGCGCTGGTCGCCGAGCTGCGTTCGGCGGTCACCGACCAGGCGGCGGAGCCGAGCCGCCGGCAGGAGGCGGCGGCGGTGCTGGGCCGGCTGGCGGTCGCCGGGGTGCCCGGTGCCCACCCGGACGACTGGTGGGGGCTGCGGGAGTTGTCGGACGACCGGCCGCTGGTCGACGACGGCGAGTCGGTGCGGGTCACCCCGTCGACCATGGAGAGCGCGCTGCGGTGCAGCCTGCGCTGGCTGCTGGAACGGCACGGCGGTCGGGGCGAGCCGAGCGCGGCGGCCGGCGTCGGCAACCTGGTGCACGCGGCGGCGATGCTCGCCGAGGACGCCAGCGTCGACCGGGCGAAACTCCTGGAGTACGTCGCCGCCCGGTTCGACGCGATCGACCTGGCCGCCCGCTGGATGGCCGGCCCGGAGCTGGCCCGCGCCGAAGGCATGGTCGACAAGCTGCTGCGCTGGCTGGCCAGCAATCCGCGCCGGCTACTCGCCATCGAGCACGAGTTCACCGTACGGCTGGACGACCCGCAGCGGCCGGTGGAGCTGACCGGCCGGGTGGACCGGTTGGAGATCGACGCCGACGGCCGGCTGGTGGTGATCGACCTCAAGACCGGCAAGTCGACCTCGGTGACCGCCGCCGAGCTGGCCGAGCATCCGCAGCTGGGTGCCTACCAGGCGGCGGTCGAGGCGGGGGCGTTCGCCGAGTACGGCGACGACTCCGGCGGCGCGTCGCTGGTGCAGCTCGGCACCCCGGTCAAGGAGGCGAAGGAGCAGCAGCAGCCGTCCCTGGCCGACACGGACGACGCCGGGTGGGCGACCGCGATGGTCCGACGGACCGCGCAGACGATGGCCGCGTCGACCTTCTCCGCGGTGGCCAACTCCAGTTGCCGGGTCTGCCCGGTGAAGACCAGTTGCCCGGTGTCCGGCAAGGGCCGCCAGGTCGTCGAACCACCAGCCGTCGAGCCACCCCCGGAGCGCGGATGA
- a CDS encoding TIGR00730 family Rossman fold protein, which translates to MAAIGVFCASSRTLDQRWLDLATATGRELATRGHTLVSGGGCVGMMGALADGTRSAGGYTLGVIPQPLVDLEVADTHSDELVVTDGMASRKTLMIEKSDAFITLPGGLGTLDELFEVWTTAVLGMHRKPVVVVDVDGFYQGLLSWLDALADTEFVGRSARDLLIVVDSVPAALDAIETRLG; encoded by the coding sequence ATGGCTGCCATCGGAGTCTTCTGCGCGTCGTCGCGCACGCTCGACCAGCGCTGGCTCGACCTGGCGACGGCGACCGGGCGGGAGTTGGCCACCCGGGGCCACACCCTGGTCTCCGGCGGCGGCTGCGTCGGCATGATGGGGGCGTTGGCCGACGGCACCCGGTCCGCCGGCGGCTACACCCTCGGTGTGATTCCGCAGCCGCTGGTCGACCTCGAGGTCGCCGACACCCACTCCGACGAGTTGGTCGTCACCGACGGAATGGCCAGCCGCAAGACGTTGATGATCGAGAAGTCGGACGCCTTCATCACCCTGCCCGGTGGGCTCGGCACCCTGGACGAGCTGTTCGAGGTGTGGACCACAGCGGTGCTCGGGATGCACCGCAAACCGGTCGTGGTGGTCGACGTCGACGGCTTCTACCAGGGGCTGCTGAGCTGGCTGGACGCCCTCGCCGACACCGAATTCGTCGGGCGGTCAGCCCGCGACCTGTTGATCGTCGTCGACTCGGTGCCGGCGGCACTCGACGCCATCGAGACCCGACTGGGGTGA
- a CDS encoding TIGR00730 family Rossman fold protein, which translates to MDHQDNGTAASGDSAPAPARPRSERHRGAVTLRREAVRGDTADQGLLDSRTRAEWKTKDSWRALRILSEFVEGFDTLADLPPAVSVFGSARSAPDSPECRLAEELGAALATAGYAVITGGGPGVMEAANRGATEAGGVSVGLGIELPFEQGINEWVEVGINFRYFFARKTMFVKYAQAFVVLPGGFGTLDELFEALTLVQTGKVTRFPVVLMGSRYWAGLLDWLRDTLQAQGKIGTADLDLICLTDDVTEAVRHIVDAETALAAEQTALRDTALAQTRAERQADQRAPAADHRPAE; encoded by the coding sequence ATGGACCATCAAGACAACGGGACCGCGGCGAGCGGCGATTCCGCACCGGCACCCGCCCGACCCAGGTCAGAGCGGCACCGTGGCGCGGTGACCCTGCGCCGGGAGGCGGTCCGCGGTGACACCGCCGATCAGGGTCTGCTCGATTCACGGACCCGCGCCGAATGGAAGACGAAGGACTCCTGGCGGGCATTGCGCATCCTGTCGGAGTTTGTCGAGGGTTTCGACACGTTGGCCGATCTGCCGCCGGCGGTCAGCGTTTTCGGATCCGCGCGCAGCGCGCCGGACAGTCCCGAATGCCGTCTCGCCGAAGAACTGGGCGCGGCGTTGGCCACCGCCGGTTATGCGGTGATCACCGGTGGCGGTCCGGGGGTGATGGAAGCCGCCAACCGTGGGGCCACCGAGGCCGGTGGGGTGTCGGTCGGCCTCGGCATCGAATTGCCGTTCGAACAGGGCATCAACGAATGGGTGGAGGTGGGCATCAACTTCCGCTACTTCTTCGCCCGCAAGACCATGTTCGTCAAGTACGCCCAGGCGTTCGTGGTGCTGCCCGGCGGCTTCGGCACCCTGGACGAGTTGTTCGAAGCGCTCACCCTGGTCCAGACCGGCAAGGTGACCCGCTTCCCGGTGGTCCTGATGGGCAGCCGGTACTGGGCTGGTCTGCTCGACTGGCTGCGCGACACGTTGCAGGCACAGGGCAAGATCGGCACCGCCGACCTCGACCTGATCTGCCTGACCGACGACGTCACCGAGGCGGTACGGCACATCGTCGACGCGGAGACCGCGCTCGCCGCCGAGCAGACGGCGCTGCGGGACACCGCGCTGGCGCAGACCAGAGCGGAGCGTCAGGCCGACCAGCGGGCACCAGCCGCTGACCACCGGCCGGCGGAATGA
- the dapE gene encoding succinyl-diaminopimelate desuccinylase, whose product MVNPLSPEVLADPVTLTRALVDIESVSLDEQRIADCVEQVLAEVPWLTTKRFGNTVMARTDLGRAQRVVLAGHLDTVPLADNFPSRVDGNLIYGCGTSDMKSGVAHALHLAVTVDAPRYDVTYLFYEAEEIDSRFNGLRLVAQTHPQWLAADFAVLHEPTYGVVEAGCQGTLRAMVTTTGRRAHSARSWRGVNAIHAAGEVLRRLGDYRPRDVTIDGCHYREGLNAVRINGGVAGNVIPDACAVEVNFRFAPDRDDQQAQAHVREVFAGFDVEIVDCAGGALPGLDSAPAREFLAAVGEPPVAKLGWTDVARFAALGIPALNFGPGDPNLAHARDEHVEVDKIRQGAEMLRRWLAPA is encoded by the coding sequence ATGGTGAACCCGCTGAGCCCCGAGGTCTTGGCCGATCCGGTGACGCTGACCCGCGCGTTGGTCGACATCGAGTCGGTGTCGCTCGACGAGCAGCGGATCGCCGACTGCGTCGAGCAGGTGTTGGCCGAGGTGCCCTGGCTGACCACGAAGCGGTTCGGCAACACGGTGATGGCCCGGACCGACCTGGGCCGGGCGCAGCGGGTGGTGCTGGCCGGGCATCTGGACACCGTGCCGTTGGCCGACAACTTCCCGTCCCGGGTCGACGGGAACCTGATCTACGGCTGCGGCACCTCCGACATGAAGTCCGGAGTCGCGCACGCGCTGCACCTGGCGGTGACCGTGGACGCCCCGCGCTACGACGTGACGTACCTGTTCTACGAGGCCGAGGAGATCGATTCGCGGTTCAATGGGCTACGCCTGGTGGCGCAGACCCATCCGCAGTGGCTGGCGGCCGACTTCGCGGTGCTGCACGAACCGACGTACGGCGTCGTCGAGGCGGGCTGTCAGGGCACGCTGCGGGCGATGGTCACCACCACCGGCCGCCGGGCGCACTCGGCGCGGTCCTGGCGCGGGGTGAACGCCATCCACGCCGCCGGCGAGGTGCTGCGCCGGCTGGGCGACTACCGCCCGCGCGACGTGACCATCGACGGATGTCACTACCGGGAAGGGCTGAACGCGGTCCGGATCAACGGCGGGGTGGCCGGCAACGTCATCCCGGACGCGTGTGCCGTCGAGGTCAACTTCCGGTTCGCGCCGGATCGCGACGACCAGCAGGCGCAGGCGCACGTGCGTGAGGTCTTCGCCGGGTTCGACGTCGAGATCGTCGACTGCGCCGGCGGTGCGCTGCCCGGTCTGGACTCGGCGCCGGCGCGGGAGTTCCTGGCGGCGGTCGGCGAGCCGCCGGTGGCCAAGCTGGGCTGGACGGACGTCGCCAGGTTCGCCGCGCTGGGCATCCCGGCGCTCAACTTCGGCCCGGGCGACCCGAACCTCGCCCACGCCCGGGACGAACACGTGGAGGTCGACAAGATCCGGCAGGGCGCCGAGATGCTGCGGCGTTGGTTGGCGCCGGCCTGA